In the genome of Pempheris klunzingeri isolate RE-2024b chromosome 11, fPemKlu1.hap1, whole genome shotgun sequence, one region contains:
- the LOC139209818 gene encoding galactose-specific lectin nattectin-like: MTLGLQLVSILCLTSGLLVAGTVAVEDDTSQQAGSGCPEGWTRFGSRCFMFFHMSKPWTDAEHKCISVGGNLASVHSADENEFLRDLIERVSGYRRHTWIGGYDAVRERTWMWTDGTSFDYKRWSIGEPNNLGTEHCIEMNWRGNYWNDSRCEHWKSFVCARNM; this comes from the exons ATGACACTAGGTCTTCAGTTGGTTTCCATCCTCTGTTTGACCAGTGGACTGCTGGTCGCAGGAACT GTGGCAGTCGAAGATGACACAAGCCAGCAAG CAGGTTCAGGCTGTCCTGAGGGTTGGACTCGGTTTGGATCTCGCTGTTTCATGTTCTTCCACATGTCAAAACCTTGGACTGATGCAGAG CATAAATGCATCTCTGTTGGTGGGAATCTGGCCTCGGTCCACAGTGCCGATGAGAACGAGTTCCTCAGAGACCTGATTGAAAGAGTGTCTGGGTATCGTCGGCATACCTGGATTGGTGGCTACGATGCAGTGAGG GAGAGAACTTGGATGTGGACCGATGGCACAAGTTTTGACTATAAGCGCTGGAGTATCGGGGAGCCCAACAACCTTGGAACTGAACACTGTATAGAGATGAACTGGCGAG GAAACTACTGGAACGACAGCAGGTGTGAACACTGGAAATCTTTTGTTTGTGCCAGGAACATGTGA
- the LOC139209336 gene encoding nuclear factor 7, ovary-like — protein MASACYSEDLTCAICLTFFTDPVNLPCGHSFCRECISHLLRSQCPLCQRSVPTDAKYLPTSHTLNRLAEKAKEEKIKTEHGQEKQMAELCPEHEEKLKLFCVTDQQLACIICRDGEKHAGHKFKPIKEAAASLRRELEKGVENLSDDILTTGSRANTQREEIRKTKEKSQQLMTQICRQFEEMHQFLRKREDEIKNELKLKEEDAVEEMTKALNVIETVLSESRELQGKVTSVLNIEGSERFLMSWTEGNSTVTSEHLLRPRVDDLRVENCALCLGPYESHLQFFMWKEMLQVIQPRAELLSLRSNSRQITVSDDGRSLFGTPESSQAQSASRDQTKTGLFLCTPPACDQSKSSSLFGSTPACDQSKSSSLFGSTPGFAQNPEHQIPTL, from the exons ATGGCATCAGCTTGTTACTCTGAAGATCTGACCTGTGCTATTTGTCTGACTTTCTTCACTGATCCGGTGAATCTTCCCTGCGGACACTCTTTCTGCAGAGAGTGTATCAGCCATTTGCTGAGGTCTCAGTGTCCACTGTGTCAGAGATCTGTTCCAACAGATGCCAAATATCTCCCAACCAGCCACACACTGAACAGGCTGGCTGAGAAGGCTAAAGAGGAGAAGATCAAGACAGAGCATGGACAGGAGAAACAG ATGGCTGAGTTGTGCCCTGAGCATGAAGAAAAGCTGAAATTATTCTGTGTCACAGATCAGCAGCTAGCTTGTATCATATGCAGAGATGGGGAGAAGCATGCAGGACACAAGTTTAAACCCATCAAGGAAGCAGCTGCATCTCTGAGACGGGAGTTGGAGAAGGGCGTGGAGAACCTTTCTGATGATATCCTTACTACAGGGAGTCGAgccaacacacagagggaagaaaTCAGAAAAACCAAAGAGAAGTCTCAGCAGCTGATGACCCAAATCTGCAGACAGTTTGAAGAGATGCACCAGTttctgagaaagagagaagatgagatAAAGAACGAGCTGAAACTCAAAGAGGAAGATGCTGTCGAGGAAATGACGAAGGCGCTGAACGTGATAGAAACAGTTTTGTCTGAGAGCAGGGAGCTGCAGGGAAAGGTGACATCAGTTCTGAACATCGAGGGCTCGGAGAGGTTTTTAATGAGCTGGACTGAGGGTAACAGCACGGTGACTTCAGAACATTTATTGAGGCCCAGAGTAGATGATCTCAGAGTGGAGAACTGCGCTCTCTGTTTGGGGCCCTATGAAAGCCACCTGCAGTTCTTTATGTGGAAGGAGATGCTTCAGGTGATCCAGCCCCGAGCAGAGCTGCTCTCACTCAGAAGCAACAGTAGACAGATAACTGTGTCTGATGATGGCAGGAGTTTGTTTGGTACTCCCGAAAGCAGCCAAGCTCAATCAGCGTCCAGGGACCAGACCAAGACCGGCCTTTTTCTTTGCACCCCCCCAGCATGTGATCAAAGCAAAAGCTCTTCTCTTTTTGGTTCCACCCCAGCATGTGATCAAAGCAAAAGCTCTTCTCTTTTTGGTTCCACCCCAGGATTTGCTCAAA ATCCAGAGCACCAGATCCCAACCCTCTGA